One window of the Candidatus Zixiibacteriota bacterium genome contains the following:
- a CDS encoding NADP-dependent malic enzyme, which translates to MITKQQALDYHSKGKPGKVEINPTKPCTTQLDLSLAYTPGVAQPCLEIHKNPADVYKYTAKGNLVAVVSNGTAVLGLGNIGAAAGKPVMEGKGVLFKRFADIDVFDIELSTEDADEIIKCCQLLEPTFGGINLEDIKAPECFYIEETLKATMKIPVFHDDQHGTAIISGAALLNALEIVKKDIDKIRVVFSGAGAAGIACAKLYCTLGVNPANMLMVDSKGVMYEGRGDKYNKYKQEFVRKTDAHTLADAMKDADVFVGVSIANTVTQDMVRSMGRDPIIFAMANPDPEITYPEAVAARKDIIMATGRSDYPNQVNNVLGFPFIFRGALDVHATAINEEMKIAAVRALAALAKEDVPDEVARAYGVDRFKFGRDYIIPKPFDQRVLTWEASAVAQAAMKSGVAQRMVDIEEYKRQLSHRIGKGRVIMDVVTSKAKRDPKKIVFPEGHSSRILRACQMISSEKIAKPIVLGNPESIKAMAKELEINLNDIEIVDPATSSRREAYGKRFYEKRQRRGITLDSAVRTMTDPTYFGIMMLEMGDCDAVLSGVTSDYPTTMRPALQIIGLREGLTRVSGLFAMLQKDKVYMLADTTVNIDPTAEELAEIAISSANVARAFNIEPRIAMLSFSNFGSARYPESEKVAKATALVKTKRPDLIVDGEMQADTALMPDLIEKYFPFSKLQTEANVFVFPDLNSGNIAYKLLQCLGGLIPVGPILMGLSKAVHVLHRTLDVNQIVDMAAIAVVDAQEGVNRVKK; encoded by the coding sequence ATGATCACTAAACAACAGGCCCTGGATTACCATTCCAAAGGTAAACCGGGAAAAGTAGAAATCAACCCGACCAAGCCCTGCACCACGCAGCTCGACCTGTCACTGGCATATACGCCGGGAGTAGCGCAGCCCTGCTTGGAAATCCACAAGAATCCGGCGGATGTTTATAAGTATACCGCCAAAGGAAACCTTGTGGCGGTTGTATCCAATGGCACCGCTGTTCTGGGACTGGGGAATATCGGAGCCGCCGCCGGAAAGCCGGTGATGGAAGGTAAGGGAGTGCTCTTCAAGAGATTCGCCGATATCGATGTCTTTGATATCGAGTTGAGTACGGAAGATGCGGATGAAATAATCAAGTGTTGCCAGCTGCTGGAGCCGACTTTTGGCGGCATTAATCTGGAAGATATCAAAGCGCCGGAATGTTTCTATATTGAGGAAACACTCAAAGCGACCATGAAGATTCCGGTTTTTCACGACGACCAGCACGGGACAGCGATCATTTCCGGCGCGGCGCTACTCAACGCACTGGAGATTGTGAAGAAGGATATTGACAAAATAAGAGTAGTTTTCTCAGGCGCCGGCGCCGCCGGCATTGCCTGCGCCAAATTGTACTGCACTCTTGGAGTCAATCCCGCCAATATGCTGATGGTCGATTCCAAGGGCGTTATGTATGAAGGGCGCGGCGACAAGTACAACAAATACAAACAGGAATTTGTCAGAAAGACCGATGCCCATACTCTCGCCGACGCCATGAAAGACGCCGATGTTTTTGTCGGGGTATCTATCGCCAATACCGTCACGCAGGATATGGTTCGTTCTATGGGGCGTGACCCGATAATCTTTGCGATGGCAAATCCGGACCCGGAGATAACTTACCCGGAGGCGGTGGCGGCCCGCAAAGATATTATCATGGCGACCGGTCGTTCCGATTATCCCAACCAGGTCAACAACGTATTGGGCTTTCCTTTTATTTTCCGCGGAGCGCTTGATGTTCATGCCACAGCGATAAATGAAGAGATGAAAATCGCCGCCGTCAGAGCGCTGGCAGCGCTGGCGAAAGAGGATGTGCCCGACGAAGTAGCGCGGGCATACGGCGTGGATAGATTCAAATTCGGCCGCGACTATATAATTCCCAAACCTTTTGACCAGAGAGTACTGACGTGGGAAGCCTCGGCCGTGGCGCAAGCCGCCATGAAAAGCGGGGTTGCCCAGAGAATGGTCGATATCGAGGAATATAAACGTCAGTTGAGTCATCGTATCGGCAAGGGCCGGGTCATTATGGATGTCGTGACCAGCAAGGCAAAACGGGACCCTAAGAAAATTGTCTTCCCGGAAGGTCATTCCTCACGAATTCTCAGAGCCTGTCAGATGATTAGTTCGGAAAAGATCGCCAAGCCGATTGTGCTGGGAAATCCGGAATCTATCAAGGCGATGGCGAAGGAACTGGAAATCAATCTGAATGATATTGAGATTGTTGACCCGGCGACATCATCGAGACGGGAAGCGTACGGAAAGCGCTTCTATGAGAAGCGGCAGCGTCGCGGCATTACTCTCGACAGCGCCGTCCGGACGATGACCGACCCGACCTATTTCGGCATCATGATGCTGGAAATGGGGGATTGTGACGCCGTTCTTTCCGGGGTAACATCGGATTATCCTACCACGATGCGCCCGGCGCTTCAGATTATAGGGCTTCGTGAAGGGCTGACCCGGGTCTCGGGACTCTTTGCCATGCTTCAGAAAGATAAAGTCTATATGCTTGCCGATACCACGGTAAACATAGACCCGACGGCGGAAGAGCTGGCGGAGATTGCGATAAGTTCCGCCAATGTGGCGCGGGCATTTAATATCGAACCGCGCATCGCGATGCTCTCTTTCTCCAACTTCGGCTCAGCCCGGTATCCTGAATCGGAGAAAGTGGCGAAGGCGACTGCCCTGGTGAAAACAAAACGACCCGACCTGATAGTTGATGGAGAAATGCAAGCCGATACGGCGCTGATGCCGGACCTGATTGAAAAGTACTTCCCCTTCTCCAAACTGCAGACCGAGGCGAATGTCTTTGTTTTCCCGGACCTCAATTCCGGCAATATCGCCTACAAACTGCTCCAATGCCTGGGCGGATTGATTCCGGTCGGCCCGATTCTGATGGGACTTTCCAAGGCGGTGCATGTACTGCATCGGACGCTGGATGTCAACCAGATTGTCGATATGGCGGCGATTGCGGTTGTTGATGCTCAGGAAGGGGTCAATCGCGTCAAGAAGTAG
- a CDS encoding sigma-70 family RNA polymerase sigma factor: MGLDDRELVSKAKAGDRKAFDELVRNNRDNMFALIYRMTGDRETALDLMQDTFFTAYKELSRFRQEANFSSWLYRVASNKTLNYLKRRKILSFLPLARLQGSEPTVEMESSIENTEVSAALLKRVDELPAKQKLIFNLRYYQELSFVEIARILKKSESTVKTNYQKAIEKLRLSLKELR, from the coding sequence ATGGGATTAGATGACAGGGAATTGGTTTCAAAGGCGAAAGCCGGCGACCGGAAGGCGTTTGACGAGTTAGTCAGGAATAATAGAGATAATATGTTTGCCCTTATATACAGGATGACCGGTGACCGCGAAACGGCACTCGATTTGATGCAGGATACTTTCTTCACGGCATATAAAGAACTGAGCCGTTTCCGCCAGGAGGCTAATTTCTCTTCATGGCTTTACCGGGTGGCGTCAAACAAGACTCTCAACTATCTCAAACGGCGCAAGATTCTTTCCTTTTTACCGCTGGCGCGATTGCAGGGCTCCGAGCCGACCGTGGAGATGGAGAGTAGTATCGAGAATACCGAAGTCAGCGCCGCGCTCCTGAAGAGAGTTGATGAACTACCCGCCAAGCAGAAGCTGATTTTCAACCTTAGATATTATCAGGAACTCTCTTTCGTGGAGATAGCCAGGATTCTGAAAAAGAGCGAATCGACTGTCAAGACCAACTACCAGAAGGCAATTGAGAAATTGCGCCTGAGTTTAAAGGAGTTGCGTTGA
- a CDS encoding rod shape-determining protein, translated as MGFFDLFSNDIGIDLGTANTLVFVRGQGIVLNEPSVVAVEKTSGKVLAVGSAAKEMLGRTPGEIAAIRPLKDGVIADFEISEKLLSDFIRRVVKHRYLMKPRIVISVPSGITEVEKRAVRDSAENAGAREVFLLQEPMAAAIGVGLPVDQPSGIMIIDIGGGTSEIAVIALNGIVNNISVRIAGDEMNDSIVMYLKKNYNLLIGELTAEEIKIKIGSAFPLEKELSMEIKGRDLVAGVPKNLKLSSVQVREALVEPIERIVEAVRQSLERTPPELASDILERGIILTGGGALLRGLDKRLRQETNLPVNVAEDPLTCVVRGTGKVLENMQMFSKVLMKSRRD; from the coding sequence TTGGGTTTTTTTGACCTCTTTTCAAATGACATCGGGATCGACTTAGGAACCGCCAATACGCTGGTTTTTGTGCGGGGGCAGGGAATCGTTCTCAATGAACCGTCGGTGGTTGCTGTTGAAAAAACCAGCGGCAAAGTCCTTGCCGTTGGCTCGGCGGCAAAAGAGATGCTGGGACGAACTCCCGGTGAGATTGCCGCTATCCGTCCGCTGAAAGACGGCGTCATTGCCGACTTTGAAATTTCCGAAAAATTGCTTTCCGATTTCATCCGCCGCGTGGTGAAACATCGTTACCTGATGAAACCCCGCATAGTGATTTCGGTCCCGTCCGGTATAACCGAAGTGGAGAAGCGGGCGGTCCGTGATTCGGCGGAAAATGCCGGCGCCCGGGAAGTATTCCTGCTGCAGGAACCGATGGCAGCCGCGATCGGGGTAGGACTTCCAGTAGACCAGCCCTCCGGCATCATGATAATCGATATCGGCGGTGGCACTTCTGAAATCGCCGTCATCGCTTTGAACGGTATTGTCAATAATATCTCAGTCCGGATTGCCGGGGATGAGATGAATGACTCTATCGTCATGTATCTAAAGAAAAATTACAATCTGCTTATTGGTGAGCTGACCGCTGAGGAGATCAAAATCAAAATCGGCTCCGCTTTTCCGCTGGAGAAAGAACTCTCGATGGAAATCAAGGGGCGCGACCTGGTCGCCGGAGTGCCCAAGAATCTCAAACTCTCATCGGTGCAGGTGCGGGAAGCCCTGGTGGAGCCTATAGAGCGAATAGTGGAAGCGGTTCGCCAGTCGCTGGAGCGGACCCCCCCGGAGCTGGCCTCCGATATTCTTGAGCGTGGAATCATTCTGACCGGCGGCGGCGCCCTTCTGCGAGGCTTGGATAAGAGACTTCGCCAGGAGACTAATCTTCCTGTCAATGTTGCCGAGGACCCCCTTACATGTGTCGTTCGTGGGACTGGCAAAGTGCTTGAAAATATGCAGATGTTTTCTAAAGTCTTAATGAAGAGTCGTCGCGATTAG
- a CDS encoding rhomboid family intramembrane serine protease: MFFPLKDDNPTQRKPVLTVAIIVVNTLVYILSMTRGIEGFQAFVVQYGLIPYEITHMTELTPRLPSPIFLTLLTSMFLHGGIMHLAGNMLFLWVFGNNIEDHLGHFRFLLFYIAAGFAADGLFILFSPNSQIPLVGASGAIAGLLGAYLVLYPRARIHTLIFLLYFIRVVKIPAAVVLGFWFFYQILMSAMSSGAGGGVAWLAHVGGFAFGWLLFRIFASKPGGGQRIYRMQW, translated from the coding sequence ATGTTCTTTCCGCTGAAAGATGACAATCCTACTCAACGCAAGCCGGTTCTGACCGTTGCCATTATTGTGGTCAATACTCTGGTTTATATTCTCTCGATGACCCGGGGAATAGAAGGATTTCAGGCATTTGTTGTGCAATACGGACTGATTCCATATGAAATCACTCACATGACAGAACTAACCCCCCGGCTGCCATCTCCGATATTCCTGACACTCTTGACCAGTATGTTCCTGCACGGTGGCATAATGCATCTTGCCGGGAATATGCTCTTTCTCTGGGTCTTCGGGAATAATATCGAAGACCATCTGGGGCATTTTCGCTTTCTGCTCTTTTATATTGCGGCCGGTTTTGCCGCTGACGGTCTTTTCATTCTCTTTTCTCCGAACTCTCAGATACCCCTGGTGGGGGCATCCGGAGCCATTGCCGGACTTCTTGGCGCTTATCTGGTGCTTTATCCCCGTGCCAGAATTCATACCTTGATATTTCTTTTATATTTTATTCGCGTGGTTAAAATCCCTGCCGCCGTCGTGCTCGGTTTCTGGTTTTTCTATCAGATTCTAATGTCGGCTATGTCGTCGGGAGCAGGCGGTGGGGTCGCCTGGCTGGCTCATGTGGGGGGATTTGCCTTCGGCTGGCTCCTCTTCCGAATATTTGCCTCCAAACCGGGCGGGGGTCAGCGGATATACAGAATGCAGTGGTAA